In Isosphaera pallida ATCC 43644, the sequence TACCTTGAGCGCGCGGTTGACGCTGTCTTGGTCACCGGACACCTTGAGATCGCCGTGGCGGGCGAGAATCTTCACGCCGAAGGCGTCGCGCACCTGACGAAGATGCTGATCGCGACTGCCCAAAACAGCGAGTTCTTCGTCGTGACTCTCCAGGCTGATGATGACGTCCACGCCCAGGCGCGTCCTCCCTGCATGCTGCGATTGGTTCCCCCCCTGAGACCACCCAACCCGCGTTGAATGGGAGCGCGGGGCCAGGGGAACCAATTCGGCCCCGTGATCGTCCCTATTATCGCCGCCAAAGCTCGGCTTGACAACCGGGAACGCGGGGCTTTGCGGGATCCGATTGGGACAGCGTTCGCTTCACTTCGGGGGGCGGCGCGACATGGAGTCCAGGTAGATTTGGGCGATTTCCTTCAAGGAATCGAGGCAGATTTGCACCCGGTTCCAATCGCCGGAGTGAGCCGCCTGCCCCAACCGTGCGGCCACCCCCTTGAGTGGACCAAGCTCGTGCAAGTCGGCCATGCCAACGATTTGGTGGGCGAACGCCGCGATGATATACCCTTTGCGCTGTTGTTGAGCTTCCTGGAGGGTCCAGCAAGTCTCCGGCAGGCGGCTCAGGTAGGTTAACAGTTCGACCAAATCGGACGCGGCCCCACTCGGGATACTCATAGCTGCCGGATCCGGCGACGGCGAGTCAGCCGCTGTGGAAAAAGGATCGAGGGTGGTCATCTCGCGCTTGATCCCCTGAATGATCGTTCGGAGTCGGTCGATTCCAAACGGTTTGAGCAAGTAATCGTCGAATCCCATCGGCGGACGCCCGCCGAGCCGAACCTCGCCGCGGCGAGAGGTGATCGCCACAATCGGTTGCTGAAACCCCTGGGCCCTCATCCGGAACGCTGCGTAAAATCCCTGTGAACGCGCCATCTCCAGATCGAGCAAGGCAAGATCGTACCATTTCAACCGACAGGCTCCGACGGCCGCGGCTGCATTGACCACAACGTCGGTAGCGCAGTCCAAACGGGTGAGAAACCGATTAATCAGGCGGGCGACATCCCACCGGCTTTCGGCCACGAGAACCCGAAAGCGCCTTGCCTGGGGTTGGGCATCCGCCACCCCCGAGGGCAATACGGTCAGGTTCGCGGTTGTGTTGTAGTTTCTTAGTCCCATTTCCATGACAGTTTCTCTTATCTTGAGATTCGAGCCAAGGGCGATTTCGGATCGCCTCCACCGGCCGGATCATCGGCACCCCCCACAAGCCGCCTCATCCGGTCTCCATCCAAGGCATAGCTTTCACCAAAGGGATTCGGAACAAACTCTTGGAAAAAGTGTCATGTGTCTAGGAATCGCCCAAAACACTTCAAGGGTTAACCCAAGCCACCGGGAATTGCGCGTGGAAGTTTGACGCATGCCGCGGAGGTTAAGACGGCGTGCCGCCGAGCACAAAGGAACGTGTGAGCCGCCCCAAAGCAACCTCGACTCTGTCCGCCCGCCAACGAACTCGCCTCGCCTCAAATACCGCGGGCTTGACTCCCTTAGAGTTTTCGCACGACTCCGGTTCCTATCCCTGGGTCCGATAACAACCCCGCCCAAGAGCGTTTTACGATTCGAGCTGGCTTTACGTGCGTTCTGGCTCTGACGATGACCGGAATAGCCAACGCCGCGCTCGCTCAGAATCGCCCCTACGAACCCAGTGATCTCAATTCGCAAACCCGCCTGGACGATTCTCGTCAGCCACATCGTCGAGCCGCGGCTCCGTTGGGTCGCGGTTCTTCAACGAAGAGGGATTGTTCCCATGTTTTCAAGCCACCTCGGCCTTGCGCTTCTCATCCACGGCGCTTCGAGCGTCTTGCCATTGTCTCCGATTCACCAACAAAGTGAATCGGAATACTCGCTCTAAGTTCCACTCCCCAATGACGAATTCGGATGCGTAAAATGGTTTTTTTAATTGAAGAGTATGCGCATAAGTATAACAATCTCCTCTTGAGGAACAACAACCCCGGCATCCGGGTCAGGCTTACTCTCGAAGGGTATCCGGCCCATCGCAACGGAGTCCGTTCTAGCGACGTGGTGACCTCGAAGACGGTCAACGGACGCGTCTTCATCCCCGAGTTCGGAGGATGGGGGATCATGTGAGGGCGTTGAGCATCTCGCGCGGCAGCATCTTGTGCCATTGAGCCAGGTTCCACTTTCTCCCGATCGTGAAAACGTTGTTGAAAAGCGGGTTCAGATGGTCAGGCGGCCCGTGCGTCTCGAACAGGACAACGATGAACCCTTTTCCCCTGAGCGTGGGAGTTAACCGACGCTCCGCGCGTCACGACAAGGCTCCACGACGCTCTTGACGCCCACGGCGACGGGGTTCATGCTGAACTTCGTCGCCGTTGTGCGGTTCACTCTCAAAGGTGCCGCGACGGTGTCCGCAACCCGTGTGCAACAACATCGTAGGAGACGTTCACCTTATGGTCGCCACCGCCTCTCCCATTCAGGCTCCACCGATTCATCAAACACGACTTCTTATCAACAACGAGTGGGTCGACGCCTCCGACGGTGCGACCTTCGAAACCCTCAACCCCGCCACCGGTGAGGTCATTGCCCGCGTGGCCCACGCCACGGCTCAGGATGTGGATCGCGCTGTCAAAGCGGCCCGCAACGCGCTGGAACACGGTCCCTGGGGACGCATGGACGCCCCCGATCGGGGTCGTTTGTTGCTCAAGCTCGCCGATCTGGTCGAAGCTCACGCCAACGAACTGGCAGCGCTGGAGTCACTCAACTGCGGCAAGACGATCCGCGATTCGCGGGGCGACGTTCAAGCCGTCGCCAACACCCTTCGCTATTACGGTGGCTGGGCCGACAAGATCGAGGGCCGGGTGGTGCCGACCCGGGGCTCGTTCCTGAGCTACACCCTCCGACAGCCCGTCGGGGTCGTCGGACAAATCATCCCCTGGAATTTTCCGCTGTTGATGCTCGCCTGGAAGTGGGGTCCAGCCCTGGCCGCCGGTTGCACGGTGGTCATGAAGCCGGCCGAACAAACCCCCCTCTCCGCGCTCCGCATGGGTGAACTGGCCATCGAGGTCGGGTTCCCGCCCGGCGTGATCAATCTGGTCAACGGCATGGGCGAAACCATGGGCGACGCCCTGGTTGTTCACCCTGACGTGGATAAAATCGCGTTTACTGGTCATGTGGACACCGCCAAAATCATTCAAAAGCGCGCCGCCGATACCCTCAAGCGGGTCACCTTCGAGTTGGGCGGCAAGAGTCCCAACGTGGTTTTCGCCGACGCGGATCTCGATCAAGCGGTGGAGGGAGCGTTCCACTCGATCTATTTCCACGGTGGCCAGTGTTGCACCGCGGGCAGCCGGTTGTTCGTGGAGAAGTCGATTCACGCGGAATTCGTCGAACGTCTGGCCGCCAAGGCCCGCGCTCGCAAACTCGGTGATCCACTCGACCCCACCACCGAGCAGGGTCCCCAGGTCTCGCGCGAACAACTCGACAAGATTCTGAGCTACATCCAACTGGGACAACAGGAGGGAGCTCGACTTGTCACCGGCGGACGGACTCCCAGCGAACGCGGCTTCTATGTGGAACCAACCATCTTCGACAACGCCCGCGACGACATGAAACTCGTCCGTGAGGAGATCTTCGGCCCCGTCGTAGCCGTCCTCCCCTTCGAATCGATGCGCGACCTCATCCCCCGCGCCAACGACACCACCTATGGCCTGGCGGCGGCTATCTGGACCAAAGACCTCGACAAAGCCCACCTCTACGCACAAAAGGTCAAAGCCGGCACCGTGTGGGTCAACTGCTATCACGTTGTTGATACATGCACCCCATTTGGTGGCTTCAAGATGTCGGGCCAGGGTCGTGAGAATGGCGAGGAGGCGCTCGACCACTACACCGAGACCAAGACGGTGACGATCAAGCTGGGCTAATCGTTCACCGTGGGTTTGAGTGAGGCATCAGGGGGCGGGCGTGGCAAGTCGGGTTGACAACCCAGACTTACTTCGCCCGCCTTCGGGTTTTGGGAGCCGAGGAGGACGCCGGGGCGTTGGCGGCTTTGGGTCGGGTCGCGGCGAGGGATTTGGCCTTGGGTTTGGGTTTGGGCTGGGACATTTCGTCCAGCAGGTGGCGGACTTCCTCGATCTCGTGGGGAGCCAGCCGATGGTTTCGCAACAGGTGAAGGACCAGCCGTCCCGATTCGCCGTTGTAAAGATGCTCGACTAGGTGGGAGATACGCCGTTTTTCAATGACGTTGGGAGTGACCTTGGCTTTGTAGATGTGCAGGTGACCACGTCGAAGACTGACAGCCATCCCTTTGGAGGCCAGACGATCTAGTAGGGTGGCGACGGTCGCGTAACACCAGGTTTTGCCTTGCTCCTCCAGAACTGTTAGTACCTCGCGGATGGTCGAGGCTCCGCGGTCCCAGAGGACTTTGAGAACTTCCAGTTCCGAATCGGGTACGTTGGGAGGGCGCTTCATGATGGTTTCTTGCACGCGATGGAGAAAGGAAATGGGGACGGAACGAGATACCAACCAGCAGGATGGGATCTCACTTGGTGTCGTATTGGATGGAGTCTCACATCCTTGATCATAAGACAGATGTCCCGACACGTCAAGAGGATTTCGTCCAGGGAGGCGCTTATGACGGCCTGGTGGCGGTTGTTGGCGTTGCGGGGTTGGACGGGAGGCGATCGTCTAGGGGTTGCGGTGGGTGTAGCAACGATGACACCGTTGGGTGGGTTTGTTCCCTTGCTGGGCCGTTGGGTGGCGGAGAAGTTGACCTGGGGCGACGGGCGTTCGGTTGCCGCGGCGCTGGGAGGGGTGTGGGGGTCGTTCGGACCGGATCGGCTTGAGGATTTCGAGGGGTTGTCTTTGGAACGCCGCGATGCGCCAGAACGATTCGACGAGGTCGCGCGGATGTCGCGGGAATTGGCGACTCGGTGACCGGATTGGATTCGGCTGGTGGCCCCTTTCTGTTGTGCCGCGTTGGCGGTGGAGGGGAGACGGTCGCGTCGATCCCAACGGGTTCTGATTCTAGGTCTGCCATTGTTGCACGCCCTGACCTTAGGGGAATTGCGCGGAGCGTTGGGGCACGATCTGGCCCATTTCGCCAGGGGCGACGTGGAGCGCGGCGGGCGAGCGGTGGCTTTTTGGGAGCGGTTCGAGCACGATCGCAACGGGGGGGGCGGCGGCTAGGGGCCATTAGGTTGGTGGGCTTTGTTTGGTCTGGCGGACGCCTTCTGGCTGCTCCCGTGATCGCCACCTTAGAGGATCGCGCTGACGCCCGGGCTGCACGGCGGGTCGGCGGAACGATTTACGCCTCGACCCTAACCAAGGTCGCCTTGCTTCAACCCTTGTTCCATCAGGCTGCGGAAGCGTTTCAAGACCGTGAAATCCTTGAGCTCGATCGAACCGGAAACGAACGCGCTTGGGATGGTCGTCTCAGTTCAAGCAACCTCTTCGGCTTCTTCCGCCTGTTTTGGGATCGGTTGCCTCCACAGTTGCTGGAAACCATGCGGCACCGCCTCCTTGGCCAATCCGAGTCCGACCTTGACGACAAGGTGAGGCCAAGCGAACATGCTCCCCGGGGACTGTGAATCCGTCGCGTATTGAGTCAACCGGATCGTCCCTCGCGCGAGTTCGCTCGGCCCGCCCGTGAGCTGCGCGCGGACCTGGAGTCGCTTGAGCAGCGACTTCATGATCACCTTTTCGGTTCTCCTCTCACTAACAACAACGATTCGATTTCTCCGGGTGTGTTTCGGTTTCACCGCGCGAGTTTCGAGGCTCTTCTGACAATCCACCGGATCATTTCTACTCAAATAAAGACTAATTGTTGGGGAGCGACTTGCTCCCCACCGCTCTCCTGGTTCCGACCCCGAGGAAGTCGTTCCCTCTGTGGTACTCGATCGCGTCCCGCTATTCGCTTTGGAGATCCTCCGGTTTTGATCCAACGGGGTCGTTCCGACAACCCAGGTCGCGTGGTGACCGGTTCTCGGGGCTAGCGCCCTGGGCTGTGGGAACGACCCTTTCGAAGTCAGGGACGAGGGAATCGCTCGCTCCTCCCGTTTCCGCACGCTTGCGCCACCTTGGTCAAGATTTCGGTCGCGTTGGCGAACCACAAAATAGGGGAGTGGAGAGTGAAGGGTGATTGGCTTCACCCCGTTCCACTTTGGACCATCATCTGTATCTTGTTCCGTGAGGTTCTCCGCGATGGCGATGGTGGGATCGACGATTGTCGTGGTTACCGCGTTGACGATACTGATTGTGATCGCATGCGTGACGGTCATCGGTGGAATTTGGCACAGCGTGCGGAAGATGGAACACGCCGAGCGCATGGCCGCGCTCCAACAAGGCAGGACACTGCCCAAAGACGAACCTTGGCTCACGCCGGTCAAGGTGGTGTTGTTGATAACGACCGTGACTCCCACAGCGATCTTTGGCATCCTCGCCGTCGCGTTGGCCAAGGGGTTGTCCAACGGTTTAATTCCCGCAGCAATCTTGCTGGGTCTGGGTTGCATCGTTGGAGGAGTCCGTTTGGGAATGAGGCTGCCCGCCTTTCGAACCGCTCCGGTTCAATGCCCCTCTGCCGAGCCCACAGTGAACCATAAGCTGGCCTCCACCGCCAAGCCTAACCTCAGCCCGGAATGTTTAGACTTCGCGGGCCGGAATTGATTCCCCCATCCCGTTTGGCGTGTGTTTATCCAAGGCGGACGACGGGTGGTCGAGGAGGCTGCCCGCAACGTCTGCCACTTCAATCCCACTCCACACGATTCCACCCACCACGGAATCTGTCTCAAGACCGATAACCTTCCCATCCGATGAATACGAGGGACTCGGCGCGTCCGCCCCTTCCGATCTGTTCCGTGATCGTTGGTGATCCGGTTGAACGTGAGGAACGAGTCGGACACGGCCGAGTCGAATCAACGGTGGAGACGGAAACGAGAG encodes:
- a CDS encoding response regulator, with protein sequence MGLRNYNTTANLTVLPSGVADAQPQARRFRVLVAESRWDVARLINRFLTRLDCATDVVVNAAAAVGACRLKWYDLALLDLEMARSQGFYAAFRMRAQGFQQPIVAITSRRGEVRLGGRPPMGFDDYLLKPFGIDRLRTIIQGIKREMTTLDPFSTAADSPSPDPAAMSIPSGAASDLVELLTYLSRLPETCWTLQEAQQQRKGYIIAAFAHQIVGMADLHELGPLKGVAARLGQAAHSGDWNRVQICLDSLKEIAQIYLDSMSRRPPK
- a CDS encoding aldehyde dehydrogenase family protein; its protein translation is MVATASPIQAPPIHQTRLLINNEWVDASDGATFETLNPATGEVIARVAHATAQDVDRAVKAARNALEHGPWGRMDAPDRGRLLLKLADLVEAHANELAALESLNCGKTIRDSRGDVQAVANTLRYYGGWADKIEGRVVPTRGSFLSYTLRQPVGVVGQIIPWNFPLLMLAWKWGPALAAGCTVVMKPAEQTPLSALRMGELAIEVGFPPGVINLVNGMGETMGDALVVHPDVDKIAFTGHVDTAKIIQKRAADTLKRVTFELGGKSPNVVFADADLDQAVEGAFHSIYFHGGQCCTAGSRLFVEKSIHAEFVERLAAKARARKLGDPLDPTTEQGPQVSREQLDKILSYIQLGQQEGARLVTGGRTPSERGFYVEPTIFDNARDDMKLVREEIFGPVVAVLPFESMRDLIPRANDTTYGLAAAIWTKDLDKAHLYAQKVKAGTVWVNCYHVVDTCTPFGGFKMSGQGRENGEEALDHYTETKTVTIKLG
- a CDS encoding BlaI/MecI/CopY family transcriptional regulator, which translates into the protein MKRPPNVPDSELEVLKVLWDRGASTIREVLTVLEEQGKTWCYATVATLLDRLASKGMAVSLRRGHLHIYKAKVTPNVIEKRRISHLVEHLYNGESGRLVLHLLRNHRLAPHEIEEVRHLLDEMSQPKPKPKAKSLAATRPKAANAPASSSAPKTRRRAK